One part of the Arabidopsis thaliana chromosome 4, partial sequence genome encodes these proteins:
- a CDS encoding ARM repeat superfamily protein (ARM repeat superfamily protein; FUNCTIONS IN: binding; INVOLVED IN: biological_process unknown; LOCATED IN: cellular_component unknown; EXPRESSED IN: 21 plant structures; EXPRESSED DURING: 13 growth stages; CONTAINS InterPro DOMAIN/s: Armadillo-type fold (InterPro:IPR016024), Domain of unknown function, NUC173 (InterPro:IPR012978); BEST Arabidopsis thaliana protein match is: ARM repeat superfamily protein (TAIR:AT2G34357.1); Has 378 Blast hits to 366 proteins in 171 species: Archae - 0; Bacteria - 6; Metazoa - 125; Fungi - 137; Plants - 63; Viruses - 0; Other Eukaryotes - 47 (source: NCBI BLink).), producing MAAFEDRADENDEIAFKDGNTDISQQLMDRYGKSSAAQHRHLVATAVAMRSILTSESLPPSPSAFFAAAISSVDSSTEDPVAVSALLTFLSIVVPLVPSGEISATMARDAVAVLVKPIEEEGTKLGVASLRAGVKCIGTLLIGFCDLNDWESLQIGFALLLKFAIDKRPKVRRCAQECLEKLFGSLRSSTVIKEASNTVYALLKEYKPVLSDLSSTKIEEGSKVDSTLKSENAEAAHVLNVLSATIPFLSAKVSSRVFSELCGLMASQFSPLTRQILKGIDTIFKNSEDKIVVPEIEGLVTTLTSYLSLHDKNPADTIVHVTTLLKDALEKAYSVEPTLCLSKLPLVCSSLAGLLTSTDDIASKASTILKDLISSHIDKKKLLTEGSLSNQDEDNVTSGDNINAARCVCSVFESVLNSCDGIPNEHILTVINLLIEKLGELSYILAKNIILKLADLMKNAIGDTSSSQDLQQCIGSAVVAMGPVRLLTLLPITLHAESHSCTNAWLIPILRKYIIGASLAYYVDNIVPLAKSLMLASKGAKKSTHGKELRACGHELLRLLPAFCNYPVDVANKFGSLAKLMVKFIKKKSFMHEAVALSLQMLVNQNKGMPKPSTDMGEAKAISEEDATTELERGFHYSKKASTKNMKALASSSTELLQTLVDVFTVSGTEISADFKAAIGCLASTLDSSVRKKILISLLNKFDPAGESETEGQVNQSNDSVDEEKENCSSTKTQLKRSAVLDLASSFVEGAKEDLIELIYNLVRQSFQATDEADLYGAYDTLSRVLQEHGWFCASHFAEVIEMLLSHKTPEDAASSRSRFACLHVLMAHGIQSSTEEENEKAFLILNEMILTLKEGKEEHRKAACDTLVMVYTTLKNSSSITSDELCPKLINMITGYISGTSPHIRSGAVSALSALVYKDPEICLSSPELLSSVLSLLHTKSIEIIKAVLGFVKVLVSTSQAQDLHSLLQNLLYEILPWSSVSRHYFKSKVTIIVEIMVRKCGTRAVQLATPDKHKSFIETVLENRSGKSKDKEETNESQTTSIDPSRGPRKRNYREASSETTAKQDGNKFKRQKRTYQQHTPASDINQSRTGPQRPGNRSFGKQREASGNNHKSGKETRKPQKNRFRKAT from the exons CATAGTCGTTCCTCTGGTTCCTTCAGGAGAAATTTCAGCTACTATGGCTCGAGATGCTGTGGCTGTTTTAGTAAAaccaattgaagaagaaggaactaAACTAGGAGTTGCGAGTTTGAGAGCTGGTGTGAAGTGCATTGGGACTTTGCTTATTGGTTTCTGTGATTTGAATGATTGGGAATCTCTTCAAATTGGTTTTGCTTTACTTCTTAAATTCGCCATTGATAAACGTCCCAAG GTTAGAAGATGTGCTCAAGAGTGTCTAGAGAAGTTATTTGGTTCTCTCCGATCATCTACTGTTATCAAGGAAGCTAGTAATACAGTATATGCTTTACTTAAAGAATATAAGCCTGTCTTATCTGACTTAAGCTCGACGAAGATTGAGGAAGGTTCTAAGGTTGACTCGACGTTGAAATCCGAGAATGCAGAGGCTGCTCATGTGCTAAATGTCCTCAGTGCTACAATTCCATTTCTATCTGCCAAAGTTAGTTCGAGAGTTTTTTCAGAACTTTGCGGGCTTATGGCTTCTCAGTTTTCGCCGCTGACGAGGCAAATTCTCAAAGGGATTGATACTATCTTCAAGAATTCGGAAGATAAAATTGTTGTTCCTGAGATAGAAGGACTTGTAACTACTTTGACTAGTTATTTATCTTTACACGACAAGAATCCTGCTGACACTATCGTGCATGTGACCACCCTGTTAAAGGATGCTTTGGAGAAAGCCTACTCAGTCGAACCGACATTATGTCTAAGTAAACTTCCACTAGTTTGTTCGTCATTGGCAG GCCTTCTGACTTCCACGGACGACATTGCATCCAAAGCGTCAACTATATTAAAAGACTTGATCAGTAGCCACATCGATAAAAAGAAACTTCTGACCGAGGGAAGCTTGTCTAATCAAGACGAGGATAACGTAACCAGTGGAGACAATATAAATGCAGCAAGATGTGTATGCTCTGTCTTTGAGAGTGTCCTAAACTCATGTGATGGAATTCCAAATGAGCACATTTTAACTGTCATAAATCTTTTGATCGAGAAACTTG GAGAGCTTTCTTATATTCTTGCAAAGAATATCATATTAAAGCTTGCCGACTTGATGAAAAATGCAATCGGAGATACTTCTAGCTCACAAGAT CTTCAGCAATGTATTGGGTCTGCAGTGGTGGCAATGGGACCAGTAAGGCTACTGACACTTCTTCCTATCACTCTTCATGCTGAGAGTCACTCATGCACAAATGCTTGGCTAATTCctatcttaagaaaatatatcattgGAGCATCTCTTGCGTATTATGTTGACAACATTGTTCCGCTTGCAAAATCACTGATGCTTGCTTCTAAAGGAG CTAAAAAGTCAACTCACGGCAAAGAGTTGCGGGCTTGTGGTCATGAGCTTCTGAGACTGTTACCTGCCTTTTGTAACTATCCAGTTGATGTGGCCAACAAATTTGGATCGTTAGCCAAACTGATGgttaaatttatcaaaaagaaatctttCATGCATGAAGCTGTGGCTCTTTCTCTGCAG aTGCTTGTAAATCAGAATAAAGGAATGCCTAAGCCCAGTACAGATATGGGAGAAGCAAAAGCCATAAGCGAAGAAGATGCAACAACAGAGCTTGAAAGAGGATTTCACTATTCGAAGAAAGCTTCAACGAAAAACATGAAAGCTTTGGCATCAAGCTCGACAGAGTTGCTTCAAACTCTTGTTGATGTTTTCACAGTTTCAGGCACAGAGATCAGTGCAGACTTTAAG GCTGCAATTGGATGCTTAGCTTCTACTCTGGATTCGTCAGTTAGGAAAAAGATTCTGATATCCTTGCTAAATAAGTTTGATCCTGCCGGTGAAAGCGAGACTGAGGGGCAGGTCAATCAATCGAATGATTCTGtcgatgaagaaaaagaaaactgcaGTTCCACAAAGACACAGTTAAAGAG GAGTGCTGTGCTGGATCTTGCATCTTCATTTGTTGAAGGAGCCAAGGAAGATCTTATTGAGTTGATTTATAATCTTGTTCGCCAAAGTTTTCAG GCCACCGACGAGGCTGATCTTTATGGGGCATATGATACTCTGAGCAGAGTTCTACAG GAACATGGTTGGTTTTGTGCATCTCATTTTGCAGAGGTGATAGAGATGTTACTCAGCCATAAAACTCCAGAGGATGCGGCTTCTTCTAGAAGCCGATTTGCATGTCTCCACGTCCTAATGGCTCATGGAATTCAg tCAAGCACCGAGGAGGAGAATGAGAAGGCTTTCCTTATTCTGAACGAGATGATCCTGACACTTAAAGAG GGGAAAGAAGAACATAGGAAAGCAGCTTGTGATACACTGGTTATGGTGTATACCACCCTGAAAAATTCATCATCTATCACCAGTGATGAACTTTGTCCCAAATTGATTAACATG ATAACGGGTTATATTTCTGGAACGTCGCCGCACATAAGGAGTGGAGCAGTGTCTGCATTATCTGCCTTGGTATACAAAGACCCTGAGATATGCCTATCGTCACCTGAGCTTCTTTCATCTGTTTTATCATTGCTTCACACTAAATCCATTGAGATTATAAAA GCTGTTTTAGGTTTTGTGAAAGTTTTAGTCTCAACATCGCAAGCTCAGGACTTGCACAGTCTACTGCAGAACCTCTTATACGAAATTCTCCCCTGGTCGTCTGTTTCAAGACATTATTTTAAGTCGAAG GTAACGATCATAGTTGAGATTATGGTAAGGAAGTGCGGCACCCGCGCAGTCCAGTTAGCCACACCAGACAAGCACAAGAGTTTCATCGAGACAGTTTTAGAG AACCGTTCGGGGaaatcaaaagacaaagaagagacCAATGAGTCACAGACTACATCCATCGATCCATCCAGAGG GCCGCGGAAAAGAAATTACAGAGAAGCTTCATCAGAAACTACAGCCAAACAAGATGGCAACAAATTCAAACGGCAAAAGAGAACATATCAACAACACACACCTGCTTCCGACATTAATCAAAGTAGAACAGGACCACAGCGCCCCGGTAACAGAAGCTTCGGAAAACAAAGGGAAGCTTCTGGAAACAATCACAAGTCAGGAAAAGAGACACGAAAGCCACAGAAGAACAGATTCAGGAAAGCAACATGA
- a CDS encoding ROH1, putative (DUF793) (INVOLVED IN: biological_process unknown; EXPRESSED IN: cultured cell; CONTAINS InterPro DOMAIN/s: Protein BYPASS related (InterPro:IPR008511); BEST Arabidopsis thaliana protein match is: Protein of unknown function (DUF793) (TAIR:AT4G11300.1); Has 140 Blast hits to 137 proteins in 16 species: Archae - 0; Bacteria - 0; Metazoa - 0; Fungi - 0; Plants - 140; Viruses - 0; Other Eukaryotes - 0 (source: NCBI BLink).), with the protein MARATEFQGSFLSRISIRRNQIVSMDVNHEQELEELEYFQKHVAERFSDLITSPSPPPSSSSSAVSQPSDPILSIPWLQNLLDVFMSCEAEFKAVLSTTQISKSPSLERVLPEMLDRILKALDLCNAVVNGIDSVRQSRRFAEIAVTALKQRPLCDGSVRRAKRALTSLLIGLNADERRDRNSGGSGCSNQRRTTSRSWSFGTRSNVTGGGLYGQVVSKNWSASKQIQAMVANLVLPRGAEASGPAMPVYIMSSVMVLVMWVLVAAVPCQTSSVLVAPLPLPKHQNWASAAMSIQERIGEEIKRKEKRCGGGGLMEEMQRMEKIGLSLMEFAERFRFPADEEEEVEVAEKVDEMEEICRRMEVGLEDLQRQVRQVFHRLVRSRIEIVSLLEQAPAI; encoded by the coding sequence AATCAGATCGTCTCCATGGATGTCAATCACGAGCAAGAGCTCGAAGAACTCGAGTATTTCCAGAAACACGTAGCCGAACGTTTCTCGGATTTAATCACATCTCCATCTCCGCctccttcctcctcctcttccgcCGTCTCTCAGCCGTCTGATCCGATTCTCTCGATCCCTTGGTTACAGAATCTTCTAGATGTTTTTATGTCCTGTGAAGCAGAGTTCAAGGCGGTGTTGAGCACGACCCAGATCTCGAAATCGCCGTCTTTAGAAAGGGTTTTGCCGGAAATGCTTGATCGGATTTTAAAGGCGTTAGATTTATGTAACGCCGTCGTTAACGGGATTGATTCCGTTAGACAGAGCCGACGTTTTGCGGAGATAGCTGTCACGGCGCTTAAGCAACGGCCGTTATGTGACGGAAGCGTTCGTAGAGCTAAGCGTGCTTTAACAAGTCTCCTCATTGGCTTAAACGCTGATGAGAGGAGAGATAGAAACAGTGGAGGAAGTGGTTGCAGTAACCAAAGAAGGACGACGTCACGGTCTTGGTCGTTTGGAACGCGTAGCAATGTCACCGGAGGAGGATTATATGGCCAAGTCGTCAGCAAGAATTGGTCTGCTTCGAAGCAGATTCAGGCGATGGTGGCCAATCTGGTGCTGCCACGTGGAGCTGAAGCTTCCGGACCGGCAATGCCGGTTTACATAATGAGCAGTGTTATGGTTCTGGTGATGTGGGTGCTAGTGGCGGCGGTTCCTTGTCAGACAAGCAGTGTTCTTGTGGCGCCATTGCCGCTTCCAAAACACCAGAATTGGGCTAGCGCCGCTATGAGTATTCAGGAGAGGATTGGTGAAGAGATAAAACGGAAGGAGAAGcgttgtggtggtggtggattgATGGAGGAGATGCAGAGGATGGAGAAGATTGGGTTATCTTTAATGGAATTCGCGGAGAGGTTTAGGTTTCCggcagatgaagaagaggaggtgGAAGTTGCGGAGAAGGTGGATGAGATGGAGGAGATTTGCCGGCGAATGGAAGTGGGATTGGAGGATTTGCAGAGACAAGTGAGGCAAGTGTTCCATAGATTGGTGAGAAGCAGGATTGAGATTGTTTCACTGCTTGAGCAAGCTCCTGCAATCTAA